In one window of Oryzias melastigma strain HK-1 linkage group LG5, ASM292280v2, whole genome shotgun sequence DNA:
- the nab2 gene encoding NGFI-A-binding protein 2 isoform X2, translating to MACCSPPPSFSSPHRQQKAASNQYVAPEEDFCQRFRRKGFTTTIRAADTDGESITWKNRIVLIYDLTGLKKKAFQGCAMSLPRTLGELQLYRVLQRANLLAYYETFIQQGGDDVQQLCEAAEEEFLEIMALVGMATKPLHVRRLQKALRDWAANPALFSQPVANVPLAGIPLFKVDGMGIGGEPRKSVSNGQPGSPCDRDDRACLTPMHSGSPRSSQASPQPPDTHYREKLSPLDPHWLSAEPDANGALASASEVEEEPLSPPLLSTCPPGPSISPGPSFATTGLSAWPGGQLDGETVRAVAENVDRLYRTLPRSDSTEVKTLLRMNKKMSKTVGHIFSMGPQNANKEEEIRKYSLIYGRFDSKRREGKQLTHHELIINEAAAQFCMRDNALLLRRVELFSLARQVARKCAYTSTLKHARSNDENGGICPKRVRHQVIVSESASPHSGAEGSESSAHRADEDSLSAENLDCAPHDARIQSNHSPSPRPLSDTSNPASWSRHLIQQTLMDEGLRLARMVSHDRAGKLGLGFEGPHSTDHDGKLERQSLLTACRSSSPCVTKDSTTNCHPRGK from the exons ATGGCGTGCTGCAGTCCGCCCCCGTCATTCTCCAGCCCACACAGACAGCAAAAGGCAGCCAGCAACCAATACGTTGCGCCGGAGGAGGATTTCTGCCAGCGATTCCGGCGAAAGGGATTTACTACGACGATCCGAGCCGCGGACACGGACGGAGAGAG CATCACCTGGAAGAACCGCATTGTGCTTATTTACGACTtaactggattaaaaaaaa AGGCTTTCCAGGGGTGTGCCATGTCTCTGCCACGCACACTCGGGGAGTTGCAACTCTACCGGGTGCTGCAGAGGGCCAACCTGTTGGCCTATTACGAGACCTTCATCCAGCAGGGCGGTGACGACGTGCAGCAGCTCTGTGAGGCTGCGGAGGAAGAGTTTCTGGAAATCATGGCATTAGTTGGCATGGCCACTAAGCCACTGCATGTGCGTAGGCTGCAGAAGGCTCTTCGAGACTGGGCGGCAAACCCAGCCCTTTTCAGCCAGCCAGTTGCAAATGTTCCTCTGGCAGGAATCCCGCTGTTTAAGGTGGATGGGATGGGGATAGGTGGGGAGCCCAGGAAGTCTGTGAGCAATGGGCAACCAGGGTCCCCCTGTGACAGAGACGACCGAGCATGTCTTACCCCCATGCACAGTGGGAGTCCGAGGAGCTCTCAGGCCTCCCCACAACCTCCTGACACCCACTACAGGGAAAAGCTGTCCCCCTTGGACCCGCACTGGCTCAGCGCCGAGCCGGACGCAAACGGTGCTCTGGCGTCAGCCTCTGAAGTGGAAGAGGAGCCGCTCAGCCCGCCCCTGCTGTCCACGTGCCCTCCTGGCCCCTCCATATCTCCGGGGCCGTCGTTTGCAACGACAGGCCTGTCGGCGTGGCCTGGAGGGCAGCTGGACGGGGAGACGGTGAGGGCAGTGGCAGAGAACGTGGACCGGCTCTACAGGACCCTACCCAGGTCGGATTCTACGGAAGTGAAGACTCTGCTGAGGATGAACAAGAAAATGTCGAAGACCGTGGGGCACATTTTCAGCATGGGGCCCCAGAACGCAAACAAAGAAGAGGAGATCCGAAAGTACAGTCTTATTTATGGACGCTTTGACTCCAAGAGGAGAGAAGGCAAGCAGCTCACGCACCACGAG CTGATCATCAATGAAGCTGCAGCCCAGTTCTGCATGCGGGACAACGCTCTTCTGCTGAGGCGGGTGGAGCTCTTCTCTCTGGCCCGGCAGGTGGCCAGAAAGTGTGCGTACACCTCCACCCTAAAACATGCCAG GTCAAACGATGAGAACGGCGGCATCTGTCCGAAGAGAGTAAGACACCAG GTGATAGTGTCCGAGAGTGCGTCCCCGCACTCCGGAGCAGAGGGATCTGAGAGCTCCGCCCACAGAGCGGATGAAGACAGCCTGTCTGCAGAAAACCTCGACTGTGCACCTCATG ACGCCAGAATACAGAGCAACCACTCTCCATCACCACGACCCCTCTCTGACACCTCCAACCCAGCCAGCTGGAGCCGCCATCTCATACAGCAAACCCTGATGGACGAAGGGCTGCGATTGGCCAGGATGGTGTCACATGATCGAGCAGGAAAGCTGGGTCTCGGGTTTGAAGGACCTCACAGCACAG ATCATGACGGCAAACTGGAGCGGCAGAGTTTGTTAACGGCGTGTAGGAGCAGTAGCCCCTGTGTCACCAAAGACTCAACCACCAACTGCCACCCCCGAGGGAAATGA
- the nab2 gene encoding NGFI-A-binding protein 2 isoform X3 — protein sequence MSLPRTLGELQLYRVLQRANLLAYYETFIQQGGDDVQQLCEAAEEEFLEIMALVGMATKPLHVRRLQKALRDWAANPALFSQPVANVPLAGIPLFKVDGMGIGGEPRKSVSNGQPGSPCDRDDRACLTPMHSGSPRSSQASPQPPDTHYREKLSPLDPHWLSAEPDANGALASASEVEEEPLSPPLLSTCPPGPSISPGPSFATTGLSAWPGGQLDGETVRAVAENVDRLYRTLPRSDSTEVKTLLRMNKKMSKTVGHIFSMGPQNANKEEEIRKYSLIYGRFDSKRREGKQLTHHELIINEAAAQFCMRDNALLLRRVELFSLARQVARKCAYTSTLKHARSNDENGGICPKRVRHQVIVSESASPHSGAEGSESSAHRADEDSLSAENLDCAPHDARIQSNHSPSPRPLSDTSNPASWSRHLIQQTLMDEGLRLARMVSHDRAGKLGLGFEGPHSTGDFPKVGFTCKRSIFKLVRSVFLDLLSCWSCVSFASPSAGIAHCGHFLITRHRNGLETCFFFNILIFFSLQDWAALNNLAGQIRLAGRMFDTPVLGFSSPT from the exons ATGTCTCTGCCACGCACACTCGGGGAGTTGCAACTCTACCGGGTGCTGCAGAGGGCCAACCTGTTGGCCTATTACGAGACCTTCATCCAGCAGGGCGGTGACGACGTGCAGCAGCTCTGTGAGGCTGCGGAGGAAGAGTTTCTGGAAATCATGGCATTAGTTGGCATGGCCACTAAGCCACTGCATGTGCGTAGGCTGCAGAAGGCTCTTCGAGACTGGGCGGCAAACCCAGCCCTTTTCAGCCAGCCAGTTGCAAATGTTCCTCTGGCAGGAATCCCGCTGTTTAAGGTGGATGGGATGGGGATAGGTGGGGAGCCCAGGAAGTCTGTGAGCAATGGGCAACCAGGGTCCCCCTGTGACAGAGACGACCGAGCATGTCTTACCCCCATGCACAGTGGGAGTCCGAGGAGCTCTCAGGCCTCCCCACAACCTCCTGACACCCACTACAGGGAAAAGCTGTCCCCCTTGGACCCGCACTGGCTCAGCGCCGAGCCGGACGCAAACGGTGCTCTGGCGTCAGCCTCTGAAGTGGAAGAGGAGCCGCTCAGCCCGCCCCTGCTGTCCACGTGCCCTCCTGGCCCCTCCATATCTCCGGGGCCGTCGTTTGCAACGACAGGCCTGTCGGCGTGGCCTGGAGGGCAGCTGGACGGGGAGACGGTGAGGGCAGTGGCAGAGAACGTGGACCGGCTCTACAGGACCCTACCCAGGTCGGATTCTACGGAAGTGAAGACTCTGCTGAGGATGAACAAGAAAATGTCGAAGACCGTGGGGCACATTTTCAGCATGGGGCCCCAGAACGCAAACAAAGAAGAGGAGATCCGAAAGTACAGTCTTATTTATGGACGCTTTGACTCCAAGAGGAGAGAAGGCAAGCAGCTCACGCACCACGAG CTGATCATCAATGAAGCTGCAGCCCAGTTCTGCATGCGGGACAACGCTCTTCTGCTGAGGCGGGTGGAGCTCTTCTCTCTGGCCCGGCAGGTGGCCAGAAAGTGTGCGTACACCTCCACCCTAAAACATGCCAG GTCAAACGATGAGAACGGCGGCATCTGTCCGAAGAGAGTAAGACACCAG GTGATAGTGTCCGAGAGTGCGTCCCCGCACTCCGGAGCAGAGGGATCTGAGAGCTCCGCCCACAGAGCGGATGAAGACAGCCTGTCTGCAGAAAACCTCGACTGTGCACCTCATG ACGCCAGAATACAGAGCAACCACTCTCCATCACCACGACCCCTCTCTGACACCTCCAACCCAGCCAGCTGGAGCCGCCATCTCATACAGCAAACCCTGATGGACGAAGGGCTGCGATTGGCCAGGATGGTGTCACATGATCGAGCAGGAAAGCTGGGTCTCGGGTTTGAAGGACCTCACAGCACAGGTGACTTTCCAAAAGTTGGTTTTACCTGTAAAAGATCAATTTTCAAGTTGGTCAGGAGtgtatttcttgatctcttgtcatGCTGGTCTTgtgtttcctttgcttcccccaGTGCTGGAATTGCGCATTGCGGTCACTTCTtaataactcgccacaggaatgggctagaaacgtgcttttttttcaacattcttatatttttttctcttcaagactGGGCTGCATTAAACAATCTGGCAGGCCAGATACGGCTCGCAGGTCGAATGTTTGACACCCCAGTTCTAGGCTTTTCAAGTCCAACTTAA
- the nab2 gene encoding NGFI-A-binding protein 2 isoform X1 — translation MACCSPPPSFSSPHRQQKAASNQYVAPEEDFCQRFRRKGFTTTIRAADTDGESITWKNRIVLIYDLTGLKKKAFQGCAMSLPRTLGELQLYRVLQRANLLAYYETFIQQGGDDVQQLCEAAEEEFLEIMALVGMATKPLHVRRLQKALRDWAANPALFSQPVANVPLAGIPLFKVDGMGIGGEPRKSVSNGQPGSPCDRDDRACLTPMHSGSPRSSQASPQPPDTHYREKLSPLDPHWLSAEPDANGALASASEVEEEPLSPPLLSTCPPGPSISPGPSFATTGLSAWPGGQLDGETVRAVAENVDRLYRTLPRSDSTEVKTLLRMNKKMSKTVGHIFSMGPQNANKEEEIRKYSLIYGRFDSKRREGKQLTHHELIINEAAAQFCMRDNALLLRRVELFSLARQVARKCAYTSTLKHARSNDENGGICPKRVRHQVIVSESASPHSGAEGSESSAHRADEDSLSAENLDCAPHDARIQSNHSPSPRPLSDTSNPASWSRHLIQQTLMDEGLRLARMVSHDRAGKLGLGFEGPHSTGDFPKVGFTCKRSIFKLVRSVFLDLLSCWSCVSFASPSAGIAHCGHFLITRHRNGLETCFFFNILIFFSLQDWAALNNLAGQIRLAGRMFDTPVLGFSSPT, via the exons ATGGCGTGCTGCAGTCCGCCCCCGTCATTCTCCAGCCCACACAGACAGCAAAAGGCAGCCAGCAACCAATACGTTGCGCCGGAGGAGGATTTCTGCCAGCGATTCCGGCGAAAGGGATTTACTACGACGATCCGAGCCGCGGACACGGACGGAGAGAG CATCACCTGGAAGAACCGCATTGTGCTTATTTACGACTtaactggattaaaaaaaa AGGCTTTCCAGGGGTGTGCCATGTCTCTGCCACGCACACTCGGGGAGTTGCAACTCTACCGGGTGCTGCAGAGGGCCAACCTGTTGGCCTATTACGAGACCTTCATCCAGCAGGGCGGTGACGACGTGCAGCAGCTCTGTGAGGCTGCGGAGGAAGAGTTTCTGGAAATCATGGCATTAGTTGGCATGGCCACTAAGCCACTGCATGTGCGTAGGCTGCAGAAGGCTCTTCGAGACTGGGCGGCAAACCCAGCCCTTTTCAGCCAGCCAGTTGCAAATGTTCCTCTGGCAGGAATCCCGCTGTTTAAGGTGGATGGGATGGGGATAGGTGGGGAGCCCAGGAAGTCTGTGAGCAATGGGCAACCAGGGTCCCCCTGTGACAGAGACGACCGAGCATGTCTTACCCCCATGCACAGTGGGAGTCCGAGGAGCTCTCAGGCCTCCCCACAACCTCCTGACACCCACTACAGGGAAAAGCTGTCCCCCTTGGACCCGCACTGGCTCAGCGCCGAGCCGGACGCAAACGGTGCTCTGGCGTCAGCCTCTGAAGTGGAAGAGGAGCCGCTCAGCCCGCCCCTGCTGTCCACGTGCCCTCCTGGCCCCTCCATATCTCCGGGGCCGTCGTTTGCAACGACAGGCCTGTCGGCGTGGCCTGGAGGGCAGCTGGACGGGGAGACGGTGAGGGCAGTGGCAGAGAACGTGGACCGGCTCTACAGGACCCTACCCAGGTCGGATTCTACGGAAGTGAAGACTCTGCTGAGGATGAACAAGAAAATGTCGAAGACCGTGGGGCACATTTTCAGCATGGGGCCCCAGAACGCAAACAAAGAAGAGGAGATCCGAAAGTACAGTCTTATTTATGGACGCTTTGACTCCAAGAGGAGAGAAGGCAAGCAGCTCACGCACCACGAG CTGATCATCAATGAAGCTGCAGCCCAGTTCTGCATGCGGGACAACGCTCTTCTGCTGAGGCGGGTGGAGCTCTTCTCTCTGGCCCGGCAGGTGGCCAGAAAGTGTGCGTACACCTCCACCCTAAAACATGCCAG GTCAAACGATGAGAACGGCGGCATCTGTCCGAAGAGAGTAAGACACCAG GTGATAGTGTCCGAGAGTGCGTCCCCGCACTCCGGAGCAGAGGGATCTGAGAGCTCCGCCCACAGAGCGGATGAAGACAGCCTGTCTGCAGAAAACCTCGACTGTGCACCTCATG ACGCCAGAATACAGAGCAACCACTCTCCATCACCACGACCCCTCTCTGACACCTCCAACCCAGCCAGCTGGAGCCGCCATCTCATACAGCAAACCCTGATGGACGAAGGGCTGCGATTGGCCAGGATGGTGTCACATGATCGAGCAGGAAAGCTGGGTCTCGGGTTTGAAGGACCTCACAGCACAGGTGACTTTCCAAAAGTTGGTTTTACCTGTAAAAGATCAATTTTCAAGTTGGTCAGGAGtgtatttcttgatctcttgtcatGCTGGTCTTgtgtttcctttgcttcccccaGTGCTGGAATTGCGCATTGCGGTCACTTCTtaataactcgccacaggaatgggctagaaacgtgcttttttttcaacattcttatatttttttctcttcaagactGGGCTGCATTAAACAATCTGGCAGGCCAGATACGGCTCGCAGGTCGAATGTTTGACACCCCAGTTCTAGGCTTTTCAAGTCCAACTTAA